A window of the Balneola sp. genome harbors these coding sequences:
- the rpmE gene encoding 50S ribosomal protein L31, producing MKNGIHPDYKEITVVMSDGTEVKTRSTMDTKDGVYRSEVDSKNHPFYTKSNTFTSTAGRVDRFKRRYGNADD from the coding sequence ATGAAAAACGGAATTCATCCAGATTATAAAGAAATTACAGTAGTGATGAGTGATGGTACGGAAGTTAAAACCCGCAGCACCATGGATACCAAAGATGGTGTTTATCGTAGCGAGGTTGACTCAAAAAACCACCCATTCTACACCAAGAGTAACACATTTACTTCAACAGCCGGCCGTGTTGATCGCTTTAAGCGACGATATGGAAATGCTGACGATTAG
- a CDS encoding sigma-54-dependent Fis family transcriptional regulator, which yields MDREVFQEQYGLLGSSEAMRQVIDKIMQVAKTDITVTLQGESGVGKDVTARAIHAMSERSRNNLVIVNCGAIPEGIIESELFGHEKGAFTGAETSREGYFEKANNGTIFLDEIGDTPKNVQVKLLRVLENGEFFRVGSSKIQTTDVRVIAATNQNLWQMVQDGSFREDLYYRLDTVQIKLPPLRERSEDIIPIFRKFVEEYSARYDSVFKGFSDEARELLISYRWPGNIRELRNVAEQLVVLEKSQFIDKEKLQKYLKGRQHEGSADNLPMVAEDSYRKQKTDDTEGFDRKDRELVYRALVELRNDIADVKKMFANFLYSTFSTKNIKALPASVRDEVDKTEVSGVNVDLGDHATLGMQSMPDNKDVEEPDESELSSFLENDEIPSIEEAEKFLIEQALKRFDGNRRKASETLGVSERTLYRKLDQYGLE from the coding sequence ATGGATCGCGAAGTTTTTCAAGAACAATATGGGTTACTCGGCAGCTCTGAAGCTATGCGCCAGGTAATCGATAAGATTATGCAAGTCGCTAAAACGGACATTACCGTTACGCTTCAGGGCGAGAGTGGAGTTGGTAAAGATGTTACGGCAAGGGCTATTCATGCCATGAGTGAACGCAGCCGAAACAATTTAGTGATTGTGAACTGTGGTGCTATTCCGGAAGGTATTATTGAAAGTGAGCTTTTTGGACATGAAAAAGGTGCTTTTACCGGAGCTGAAACATCCCGTGAAGGCTATTTCGAGAAAGCTAATAACGGGACTATTTTTCTTGATGAGATTGGAGATACTCCAAAAAATGTGCAGGTCAAACTTCTTCGTGTACTTGAAAATGGAGAGTTTTTTCGGGTTGGCTCCAGCAAGATCCAAACCACCGACGTTCGCGTTATTGCTGCTACTAATCAAAACCTGTGGCAGATGGTGCAGGATGGTTCATTCCGGGAAGATTTGTACTACCGTCTTGATACTGTCCAAATAAAACTACCTCCTCTGCGTGAACGCTCTGAAGATATCATCCCGATTTTTAGAAAGTTTGTTGAAGAATATTCTGCCCGTTATGATTCTGTTTTTAAGGGTTTCTCCGATGAAGCTCGTGAATTACTTATTTCTTACCGCTGGCCGGGTAATATCAGGGAACTGAGAAATGTTGCTGAACAACTGGTTGTACTCGAAAAGTCTCAATTCATAGATAAAGAAAAACTTCAAAAATACCTCAAGGGACGTCAGCACGAGGGAAGCGCTGATAACCTGCCAATGGTTGCCGAAGACAGCTACAGAAAGCAAAAGACCGACGATACAGAAGGTTTTGACCGTAAAGACCGTGAATTAGTCTACCGCGCATTAGTTGAACTGCGAAATGACATCGCTGACGTGAAGAAAATGTTCGCGAACTTCCTTTACTCTACCTTTTCAACGAAAAATATAAAGGCACTTCCTGCTTCCGTTAGGGATGAGGTTGATAAAACTGAAGTCTCTGGCGTGAATGTCGATTTAGGTGATCACGCAACTTTGGGAATGCAATCCATGCCGGATAATAAAGATGTGGAAGAGCCAGATGAGTCTGAGCTAAGCTCTTTTCTTGAGAATGATGAAATTCCTTCCATCGAGGAAGCTGAAAAATTTCTTATTGAACAAGCTCTTAAACGATTCGATGGAAACCGAAGAAAGGCTTCTGAAACCCTTGGTGTAAGTGAGAGAACACTTTACCGAAAACTGGATCAGTATGGCTTGGAATAG
- a CDS encoding AsnC family transcriptional regulator, with the protein MSHLLDDTDLAILNHLQKDGRAQRNTIADLVNLSVPSVSERMKKLEERGLIEGYKAILNSKKFHFDITAFIFVQVDGSEHYKSFVESASEEREVLECHSITGDGSHFLKVRTKNTGSFESLLSRIQAWKGVSKTRSNLVLSSFKETRSIPVEHAVELIKQ; encoded by the coding sequence ATGAGTCATTTATTAGACGACACAGATCTAGCTATTCTCAATCATCTGCAGAAAGATGGACGTGCTCAGCGAAACACTATTGCAGACTTAGTAAACCTCTCTGTCCCTTCTGTTTCTGAGCGTATGAAAAAGCTGGAAGAACGTGGCCTAATTGAAGGATATAAAGCAATTCTTAACAGCAAAAAATTTCACTTTGATATAACAGCTTTCATCTTCGTACAGGTTGATGGTTCTGAACACTACAAATCATTTGTCGAAAGTGCTTCGGAAGAAAGAGAAGTACTGGAATGTCATTCTATTACCGGCGACGGTTCTCATTTCCTTAAAGTCAGAACAAAAAATACCGGATCTTTTGAAAGCCTGCTATCCAGAATTCAAGCTTGGAAAGGAGTTAGCAAAACCCGCTCAAATCTGGTTTTGTCAAGTTTTAAAGAAACCCGGTCAATCCCAGTGGAACATGCTGTAGAGCTTATCAAGCAGTAG
- a CDS encoding serine--tRNA ligase: MLDINYIKENRERVENAITNKGEKDTSVVEKVLSVDEEWRSKVHEGDLLRSESNTKAKEIGKLMGQGKKEEAQAIIKETSEMKEQIKALEEDVKKLREDRDNLLLRIPNVPHPSVPVGATEDDNETYKTWGEPNKDEWRKPHWELTERHGWVDFERGVKVTGAGFPFYIGGVAQLQRALINYFINEAGNAGYTELQAPYFVNEESARGTGQIPDKEDMMYEITRDGFFNIPTAEVPVTNFHRDEIIELKELPIKYVCHTPCWRREAGSYGKDVRGLNRLHQFDKVELVKIVKPEDSYDELESLREHAEGLLEALELPYRTLLMCTGDMGFTQSKKYDLEVWSPGQQRWLEVSSCSNFEGFQARRMQLRYRKDEKEIEILHTINGSGLAIPRVVSAILEAYQEENGKVRVPEVLKPFIGRDYL, from the coding sequence ATGCTTGACATCAACTACATCAAAGAAAACCGTGAACGGGTTGAAAATGCTATAACTAATAAGGGAGAGAAAGATACTTCAGTTGTAGAAAAGGTTTTGTCTGTTGATGAAGAGTGGAGGTCCAAAGTCCATGAGGGAGATCTGCTTCGCAGCGAAAGTAATACAAAGGCGAAGGAAATTGGAAAACTGATGGGGCAGGGTAAAAAAGAAGAAGCTCAGGCAATCATCAAAGAAACATCCGAGATGAAGGAGCAGATTAAAGCTCTTGAGGAAGATGTTAAAAAGCTTCGTGAAGACAGAGACAACCTGTTGCTTCGTATTCCTAACGTTCCACACCCAAGTGTACCGGTAGGAGCCACGGAAGATGATAACGAGACTTATAAAACCTGGGGTGAGCCTAATAAGGATGAATGGCGAAAACCACACTGGGAACTCACAGAACGGCACGGTTGGGTAGATTTTGAACGAGGTGTGAAAGTAACCGGAGCAGGGTTTCCATTCTATATTGGCGGCGTTGCTCAACTTCAGCGTGCATTGATAAACTATTTTATCAATGAGGCAGGAAATGCAGGTTATACCGAGCTCCAGGCGCCGTATTTTGTGAATGAAGAATCCGCTCGTGGAACAGGCCAAATTCCTGACAAAGAGGATATGATGTATGAAATTACCCGAGATGGTTTTTTCAATATACCTACCGCGGAAGTTCCCGTGACTAACTTTCACCGGGATGAGATTATCGAGCTTAAAGAGCTGCCTATTAAATATGTTTGCCACACACCGTGCTGGCGAAGAGAAGCCGGTTCTTATGGAAAAGATGTCCGTGGCCTAAACCGACTTCATCAGTTTGATAAAGTAGAACTGGTGAAAATTGTGAAGCCCGAAGATTCTTATGATGAGTTGGAAAGTCTTCGTGAACATGCAGAAGGGCTGCTTGAGGCTCTCGAACTTCCATATAGAACTCTGCTAATGTGTACCGGAGATATGGGCTTTACACAAAGTAAAAAATATGATCTGGAGGTATGGAGTCCGGGGCAGCAGCGTTGGCTTGAAGTGAGTTCTTGTTCCAATTTTGAAGGCTTTCAGGCTCGAAGAATGCAGCTTCGCTATCGTAAAGATGAAAAAGAAATAGAAATTCTTCACACAATTAATGGTTCAGGGTTAGCAATACCGAGAGTGGTGTCAGCAATTTTGGAAGCGTATCAGGAAGAGAATGGAAAAGTAAGGGTTCCTGAAGTGCTCAAACCATTTATAGGGAGAGATTACCTTTAG
- a CDS encoding tRNA dihydrouridine synthase DusB — protein MKIGPIELQDQPLFLAPMEDVTDSPFRQICRKKGADIVFTEFISSEALIRDSDIAMHKMDFSEMERPFGVQIFGGREEAMEGAAKVAENNNPDLVDINFGCPVYKVVKKGAGAGCLKDLSMMERMAGTVVDAVESKPVTVKTRLGWDDSTIKIQEVALMLQSLGVKALTVHARTRAQKYKGDARWEWLKKLKNTPGLEIPIIGNGDVTSPELAKKMFEETGVDGVMIGRGAIGNPWIFERTRHYLETGEILPEPTVEERIELCAEQLRLSVEHQGERYGVIIMKKHYGQYLKGIRNGKNLRMELMKHDEMDPILELLYNFDETEIHAVA, from the coding sequence ATGAAAATCGGTCCCATCGAACTGCAAGACCAGCCTCTTTTTCTAGCTCCAATGGAGGATGTTACAGACTCTCCCTTTCGCCAAATTTGCCGAAAGAAAGGTGCTGACATCGTATTTACTGAATTCATTAGCTCAGAAGCCCTGATTCGTGATTCAGATATCGCGATGCACAAAATGGACTTCAGTGAAATGGAGCGTCCATTTGGTGTTCAGATTTTTGGTGGCCGTGAAGAAGCCATGGAAGGCGCTGCTAAAGTTGCTGAGAATAACAATCCCGATTTGGTTGATATCAATTTTGGATGTCCAGTCTATAAAGTAGTTAAGAAAGGCGCCGGTGCCGGATGTTTAAAAGACCTTTCTATGATGGAGCGAATGGCTGGAACAGTTGTTGATGCTGTAGAGAGTAAACCGGTTACTGTGAAAACACGCCTCGGCTGGGATGACAGCACTATTAAAATCCAGGAAGTAGCATTGATGCTTCAAAGTCTTGGTGTAAAAGCACTCACAGTTCACGCACGAACCCGTGCTCAGAAATATAAAGGGGATGCCCGATGGGAGTGGCTCAAAAAGCTGAAAAATACACCCGGACTTGAGATCCCAATTATTGGAAATGGAGATGTTACCTCTCCTGAACTTGCTAAAAAAATGTTCGAGGAAACTGGAGTTGATGGGGTGATGATTGGCCGTGGAGCGATTGGAAATCCCTGGATTTTTGAACGTACAAGACACTATCTGGAAACCGGCGAAATTCTCCCTGAACCGACCGTTGAAGAACGAATTGAATTATGTGCAGAACAACTCCGCTTGTCTGTTGAACATCAGGGAGAAAGGTATGGAGTTATCATCATGAAGAAACACTACGGCCAGTACCTCAAGGGTATTCGCAATGGGAAGAATCTTCGGATGGAACTAATGAAACACGATGAAATGGATCCTATCCTGGAGCTTCTTTATAACTTTGATGAGACTGAAATTCACGCTGTGGCTTAG
- a CDS encoding fructose-bisphosphate aldolase (catalyzes the formation of glycerone phosphate and D-glyceraldehyde 3-phosphate from D-fructose 1,6-bisphosphate) yields the protein MSLGINSIEELLGDEASDLLNHKCQTISTDRLIKPTANYVDDVWYHSDRNNRVLQNLQRLLNNGRLGGTGFLSILPVDQGIEHSAGASFAKNPDYFDPANIVELAMEAGCNAVASTFGALASVSRKYAHKIPFVVKINHNELLTYPNNYDQIMFGTIDQAYDMGAAAVGATIYFGSEESNRQIQEVAQAFAYAHELGMATILWCYTRNEAFKVDGVDYHGSADLTGQANHIGTTLGADIIKQKQPNNNGGYKALNTGDSSYGKLDERIYTELASDHPIDLTRYQVANCFMGRAGLINSGGASGSNDFADAVKTAIINKRAGGMGLISGRKAFQRPIGEGVKLLNMIQDVYLNDEITLA from the coding sequence ATGTCACTTGGAATTAACAGTATTGAAGAACTTCTTGGAGATGAAGCTTCTGATCTTCTTAATCACAAATGTCAGACAATCAGCACCGACCGTCTGATAAAACCAACTGCTAACTATGTTGATGATGTTTGGTATCACTCTGACAGAAACAATCGAGTACTTCAAAACCTCCAAAGGCTTTTGAATAACGGTCGTTTAGGCGGAACTGGATTTTTGTCAATTCTGCCCGTAGATCAGGGAATTGAGCACTCAGCAGGAGCTTCTTTTGCTAAAAATCCAGATTATTTCGATCCTGCAAATATTGTAGAATTGGCCATGGAAGCCGGTTGTAATGCCGTAGCTTCTACGTTTGGAGCACTTGCATCTGTATCTAGAAAATATGCTCACAAAATTCCTTTCGTTGTTAAAATAAACCACAACGAGCTGTTGACTTATCCTAACAACTACGACCAGATCATGTTTGGTACTATTGACCAAGCTTATGATATGGGAGCAGCTGCTGTTGGAGCAACTATTTATTTTGGATCCGAAGAGTCTAACCGACAAATTCAAGAAGTGGCACAAGCATTTGCATATGCTCACGAATTGGGAATGGCGACTATTCTTTGGTGTTATACCAGAAATGAAGCTTTTAAGGTAGATGGTGTTGATTACCATGGTTCTGCTGATTTAACCGGGCAGGCTAATCATATCGGAACAACCTTGGGCGCTGATATTATCAAGCAAAAGCAACCAAATAATAATGGTGGTTATAAAGCCCTTAACACAGGCGATTCCAGCTATGGTAAACTTGACGAACGCATTTATACAGAACTAGCTTCTGATCACCCAATCGATCTTACCCGTTACCAGGTAGCAAATTGCTTTATGGGTCGTGCAGGATTGATTAACTCAGGTGGAGCTTCCGGCTCAAATGATTTTGCTGATGCTGTTAAGACTGCCATCATCAACAAACGTGCTGGTGGAATGGGTCTTATTAGTGGCCGTAAAGCATTCCAACGCCCAATTGGTGAAGGAGTTAAACTTCTGAATATGATTCAGGATGTTTACCTAAACGACGAAATCACACTCGCATAA
- a CDS encoding TIGR00374 family protein, with amino-acid sequence MAGVIYWTYTPGVLEYLSPSRLPGLVIALVVSLLRVWFSAAKIRFLSEKQLSWYASMRVVLAWDFTSAVTPSTIGGAPMATYAMTKEGLKLGDSGAIVLYGVLLDQIWFAIAIPILLVAGIFYEVVPPEIGLAGDVSMGILYVCLLSYAGLLAYGVLVNPTAIKKVVKFVFKLPILRRMGDKVEEEAENLEEYAQQLGQKPLSFLLKAFFLSTMSWLARIALPTIVVLSLLPAPEVLSVLRSLAMNLAFLVVPTPGGSGGVEGLFVLFQGPLISREGFIGLAVFVWRIISYYISIGLGMMATTWYVNQKVVEIKTQD; translated from the coding sequence ATGGCGGGCGTTATTTACTGGACCTATACCCCTGGTGTTTTGGAATATCTTTCGCCAAGCCGCTTGCCGGGTTTAGTGATTGCCCTGGTCGTTTCTTTACTAAGGGTTTGGTTTTCGGCAGCTAAAATCCGGTTTCTTTCAGAAAAACAATTGAGTTGGTACGCATCTATGCGCGTAGTTTTAGCTTGGGATTTTACCTCAGCTGTTACCCCATCCACGATAGGTGGTGCGCCCATGGCGACATACGCGATGACCAAAGAAGGCCTTAAGCTAGGCGATTCAGGTGCCATTGTTTTATACGGTGTTTTACTAGACCAAATCTGGTTTGCGATCGCGATTCCTATTCTTTTGGTAGCAGGAATCTTTTATGAAGTTGTTCCGCCAGAAATCGGTCTTGCCGGTGATGTTTCGATGGGGATACTTTATGTATGTTTGTTGAGCTATGCCGGATTATTGGCATACGGAGTTTTGGTTAACCCAACCGCAATTAAAAAAGTGGTTAAGTTTGTTTTCAAGCTTCCAATTTTACGCCGAATGGGTGATAAGGTAGAGGAAGAGGCTGAGAACCTTGAAGAATATGCTCAGCAGCTGGGACAGAAACCACTTAGCTTTTTGTTGAAGGCTTTCTTTTTATCAACCATGTCGTGGTTAGCTAGAATTGCCTTACCGACGATTGTAGTTTTGAGTTTACTTCCGGCACCCGAAGTTTTATCGGTATTAAGAAGTCTTGCTATGAACCTTGCCTTCCTTGTTGTACCAACCCCGGGTGGAAGTGGAGGTGTTGAAGGTTTGTTTGTGCTCTTCCAGGGACCACTCATCTCAAGAGAAGGATTTATTGGGTTGGCAGTATTCGTGTGGAGGATCATCAGCTACTATATAAGTATAGGTTTGGGGATGATGGCTACGACATGGTACGTGAATCAGAAAGTTGTTGAAATAAAGACTCAGGATTGA
- a CDS encoding DNA repair protein RadA, which produces MAKVKTQYECSNCGYISPKWNGSCASCGEWNTFVEKTISKNKSASKHKANVEGLESAAAPLKLQDVETSEKSRFKSNISELDRVLGGGFLPGSYVLIGGEPGVGKSTLTLQIAKANPDLTILYCAGEESAGQIKQRAARLGVESEKLLIYNETQVDNIIAEAQKMKPDLLIVDSIQTVYRTELSSMPGSIQQVKECAALFQQLAKKKNITTLVIGHVTKEGDIAGPRVLEHMVDTVLQFEGDKQYTYRLLRSLKNRFGAAQEVGVFEMKSDGLIEVSNPSELFISDKTSGVSGNAVVCTMEGTRPLLIEVQALVTPSSYGSPQRTANGFDRNRLALLLAVLEKRVGKNFSNHDVYLNIAGGFKLSDPAGDLGVCCALVSSLMDEAVSQNMAFIGEVGLGGEVRTVPHLEQRQKEANKLGFKQVLLPASKERDGIRYVHQAIKKALG; this is translated from the coding sequence ATGGCTAAGGTGAAGACGCAATATGAATGTTCAAACTGCGGATACATTTCACCTAAATGGAACGGAAGCTGTGCCTCTTGTGGCGAGTGGAATACTTTTGTGGAAAAAACAATCAGTAAGAATAAATCCGCGTCCAAGCATAAAGCTAACGTAGAAGGATTAGAGTCTGCAGCAGCTCCACTAAAACTCCAAGACGTAGAGACTTCTGAAAAGAGCAGGTTCAAAAGTAATATATCGGAACTTGACCGTGTATTGGGAGGAGGTTTCCTGCCCGGATCTTATGTGCTAATTGGGGGAGAGCCTGGTGTCGGAAAAAGTACTTTGACTTTGCAGATAGCCAAAGCCAATCCAGATTTGACGATTCTATATTGTGCGGGTGAAGAATCTGCAGGGCAAATAAAACAGCGTGCGGCTCGTCTTGGTGTTGAATCAGAAAAACTTTTGATTTACAACGAAACTCAGGTCGACAACATCATTGCTGAAGCGCAGAAGATGAAACCGGACCTGCTGATCGTTGATTCTATTCAAACTGTTTACCGAACTGAGCTATCGAGCATGCCGGGAAGTATTCAACAGGTGAAAGAATGTGCAGCCCTATTCCAACAGCTGGCCAAGAAAAAGAATATTACGACATTGGTGATAGGTCACGTAACGAAAGAAGGGGACATTGCAGGGCCACGAGTCTTAGAGCATATGGTCGATACCGTGCTTCAATTTGAAGGAGATAAGCAATATACCTACCGCTTGTTGCGAAGCTTAAAGAATCGATTTGGTGCAGCGCAGGAGGTAGGGGTCTTTGAGATGAAATCGGATGGACTTATAGAAGTCTCAAATCCTTCAGAGTTATTTATTTCGGACAAGACCTCAGGAGTGAGTGGAAACGCAGTTGTATGTACGATGGAGGGAACTCGTCCTTTGCTGATTGAAGTTCAGGCCTTAGTAACGCCATCTTCCTACGGTTCACCCCAAAGAACGGCAAACGGGTTTGACCGTAATCGTTTAGCTCTATTATTAGCTGTTTTAGAAAAGCGGGTGGGTAAAAACTTTTCCAATCACGATGTGTATTTAAATATTGCGGGGGGCTTCAAGCTCAGTGATCCTGCAGGTGACTTAGGCGTTTGTTGTGCTCTGGTTTCCAGCCTAATGGATGAAGCGGTTTCCCAAAACATGGCTTTTATTGGTGAGGTAGGGTTAGGTGGAGAGGTAAGAACAGTGCCTCACCTTGAGCAGAGACAGAAAGAAGCCAATAAGTTAGGTTTTAAACAGGTGCTATTGCCGGCTTCAAAGGAGAGAGATGGTATCAGGTACGTACATCAAGCCATAAAAAAAGCCCTCGGGTAA
- the rpsU gene encoding 30S ribosomal protein S21, whose amino-acid sequence MLGVEVKDNESVDRAINRFKKLISRSRVLNEYKDRQQYTKPSFERREALKKAKREQRRRNRDNF is encoded by the coding sequence ATGTTAGGAGTCGAAGTTAAAGACAACGAAAGTGTTGACCGCGCAATTAACCGCTTTAAGAAACTGATTTCAAGATCTCGTGTTCTCAACGAATACAAAGATCGACAACAGTATACGAAGCCGTCATTTGAGCGTCGTGAAGCTTTGAAAAAAGCCAAACGCGAACAACGACGTCGCAATCGCGACAACTTCTAA
- a CDS encoding TIGR02757 family protein has product MPRKRKKFKTITRKKLQQLKPFLDDLVSKIEQPDYINDDPVQFMHAFEDKADQELAGFFAATMAWGRRDIVNAKVEDLLQRMDNKPAEFIKNYSESDFSVFDGFKHRTFKPIDMHWLTIILQTILLKFGDFEHFWKHCYDSAKHQNRELIAVFHDQFFSFHPEMPLRTRKHVSNTEKNSSAKRLYMYLRWCIRKDSPVDPGTMSFMDPSELKIPLDVHVARQARKLGLLSRKQNDWKSVLELDARLKFLDPEDPAKYDFALFGIGVLGSEIPNEYVINAKTS; this is encoded by the coding sequence TTGCCAAGAAAACGAAAAAAGTTTAAGACCATAACGCGCAAGAAGCTTCAACAGCTCAAGCCTTTCTTGGATGATTTAGTATCAAAGATTGAGCAACCCGACTATATTAATGATGACCCTGTGCAGTTCATGCATGCCTTTGAGGATAAAGCAGACCAAGAGCTTGCCGGCTTTTTTGCGGCTACCATGGCATGGGGTCGCCGCGATATTGTAAATGCTAAAGTTGAAGACTTACTTCAGCGAATGGATAATAAGCCTGCAGAATTTATTAAGAACTATTCGGAGAGCGACTTCTCAGTTTTTGATGGGTTTAAGCACCGAACGTTTAAACCCATCGACATGCATTGGTTAACCATCATACTGCAAACTATCCTCCTGAAATTCGGCGACTTTGAACATTTTTGGAAACACTGTTATGACTCAGCTAAGCACCAGAATCGTGAGCTAATTGCCGTATTTCATGACCAATTCTTTTCTTTTCATCCCGAAATGCCTCTACGGACGAGAAAACATGTTTCTAATACGGAAAAAAATAGTTCCGCAAAACGGCTTTATATGTACCTGAGATGGTGCATAAGAAAAGATAGTCCGGTTGATCCTGGTACTATGAGTTTTATGGATCCCTCGGAACTAAAAATCCCATTAGATGTACATGTTGCCCGACAAGCGAGGAAACTGGGGCTTCTTTCCAGAAAGCAAAACGACTGGAAATCAGTGCTCGAACTTGATGCCAGATTAAAATTTTTGGATCCCGAAGATCCTGCGAAATATGATTTTGCCCTATTTGGTATAGGCGTTCTAGGATCGGAAATCCCGAATGAGTATGTGATCAATGCTAAAACTTCATAA
- a CDS encoding SAM-dependent methyltransferase, giving the protein MIHIINSWFFAMVDAYMHLQYGDRKKVLFENHPDVIVEIGAGYGANFRYLRKGTKVKIIEPNKGFFDMLKYRAEKFGISVEIYEATAEDIPLSENTSEMVISSLVLCSVTNPPKTLSEIKRILKKGGVFVYIEHVRAHKHSWIYKVQKSLKTSWKWFFDGCNLTRETGRIIQHAGFSKVKQTEFSNKTIFLPIIPHIAGVATK; this is encoded by the coding sequence TTGATTCACATTATAAATTCTTGGTTTTTTGCAATGGTAGATGCCTATATGCATTTACAATATGGCGACAGAAAAAAAGTTCTTTTTGAAAATCACCCGGATGTTATTGTAGAAATTGGTGCAGGTTATGGAGCCAATTTCAGATATCTGAGAAAAGGCACGAAAGTGAAAATTATTGAGCCGAATAAGGGCTTTTTTGATATGCTGAAATATCGTGCAGAAAAGTTTGGGATCAGTGTAGAAATCTATGAGGCAACAGCTGAAGATATCCCGCTTTCTGAAAACACTTCAGAAATGGTAATAAGTAGTTTGGTTTTATGTTCCGTTACTAATCCACCCAAAACATTGTCGGAAATCAAGCGGATATTAAAGAAAGGGGGCGTTTTTGTATATATCGAGCATGTTAGAGCCCATAAACATAGCTGGATTTATAAAGTCCAGAAAAGTCTCAAAACATCTTGGAAATGGTTTTTTGATGGCTGTAATTTAACCCGGGAAACCGGACGCATTATTCAGCATGCAGGGTTTAGTAAAGTGAAGCAAACAGAGTTTTCAAACAAAACTATATTTCTCCCGATCATCCCACACATAGCGGGTGTAGCTACTAAATGA
- the mutY gene encoding A/G-specific adenine glycosylase codes for MLNWYEDHKRQMPWRGEADPYKIWVSEIMLQQTRVEQATPYFKNFISLFPTVFDLAEAEQQKVLKAWEGLGYYSRARNLHSAAKTVVEEYNGKLPETYDEIIKLKGIGPYTAAAVTSIAFNKPNAVVDGNVIRVLTRYFGIEDDVRSSKTKNRVQDFADELIDKENPASFNQGMMELGSIVCKPSNPDCMECPVQSGCVATKMAKTDTIPYKSPAKKKPHHTIGVGIIEGEDGKLLIALRPENAMLGGLWEFPGGKQEEGEEIHKTVERELKEELGVEVKAFKELMSLKHTYSHFSITLHAWMCKLVSGTPQPKSSQEIRWVEREELEKYPFPKANKVLTERLSGKGLAELGI; via the coding sequence CTGCTAAATTGGTACGAAGATCATAAACGACAAATGCCATGGCGGGGTGAAGCCGACCCTTATAAAATCTGGGTTTCCGAAATCATGCTACAGCAAACCCGGGTTGAGCAAGCCACTCCCTACTTTAAAAACTTTATTTCCCTTTTCCCTACCGTTTTTGATCTGGCTGAAGCAGAACAGCAAAAGGTTTTAAAAGCCTGGGAAGGATTAGGTTACTACAGCCGGGCACGTAATCTTCACTCAGCCGCAAAAACCGTAGTTGAGGAATATAACGGCAAGCTCCCTGAGACTTATGATGAAATCATAAAACTCAAAGGCATTGGTCCCTACACAGCAGCAGCTGTGACTAGTATTGCCTTCAACAAACCCAACGCTGTTGTAGATGGGAATGTGATTCGGGTTTTGACACGCTATTTTGGAATTGAAGATGATGTCCGGAGTTCTAAGACAAAAAATAGAGTTCAGGATTTTGCAGATGAACTTATTGATAAAGAAAACCCTGCCTCTTTTAATCAGGGGATGATGGAATTAGGTTCTATAGTCTGTAAGCCTTCTAATCCTGATTGCATGGAATGTCCTGTACAGTCCGGTTGTGTAGCTACCAAAATGGCCAAAACTGATACCATACCCTATAAATCTCCCGCTAAGAAAAAGCCACACCATACCATTGGAGTGGGCATTATTGAAGGTGAAGATGGGAAACTATTGATAGCTCTGCGCCCTGAAAATGCAATGTTAGGCGGACTTTGGGAATTTCCCGGAGGTAAGCAAGAAGAGGGCGAAGAAATACATAAAACCGTTGAACGTGAACTTAAAGAAGAGCTCGGGGTTGAAGTAAAGGCCTTTAAGGAACTAATGAGTTTAAAACATACCTACTCTCACTTCTCAATCACCTTACATGCCTGGATGTGTAAACTCGTTTCTGGAACGCCTCAACCCAAGTCAAGCCAGGAAATTAGATGGGTAGAAAGAGAAGAATTGGAAAAATATCCTTTCCCGAAAGCTAACAAAGTACTTACTGAACGACTCAGCGGTAAAGGGCTGGCCGAGTTAGGTATTTAA